A genomic window from Mesorhizobium sp. 131-2-1 includes:
- a CDS encoding DMT family transporter, with amino-acid sequence MVRSIARTLTIRNVLLAGILLMLAGDFMFALNDAMGKWLVASFSVGQVVLIRSIGAFIVLGPMIANQGPGKLFHMERPVLQLLRVVATTLDTGLFYAAVVYLPLADVMSFYMAGPIYVAALSHLLLGEKVGWRRWLAILVGFCGVLIILKPSSAAFSLSSAYALVGSIAFAFAIILGRRLRGTSDTTLVTWQTIGTLLVGGALTIGAWRAPSALDFGAMLLLGVVSCTAHLMITRALKLAPASTLAPLHYSLLLWAIIFGLVFFGDVPSPRILVGSAIVVLAGIFIFHRQKVVETVVPPENVPKGVN; translated from the coding sequence ATGGTTCGATCCATCGCCCGCACTCTGACGATCAGGAACGTTCTCCTCGCCGGCATCCTCCTGATGCTGGCGGGCGATTTCATGTTCGCGCTGAACGATGCGATGGGCAAATGGCTGGTCGCCAGCTTCTCCGTCGGTCAGGTCGTGCTGATCCGTTCAATCGGCGCCTTCATCGTGCTTGGCCCGATGATCGCCAACCAGGGGCCCGGCAAGTTGTTCCACATGGAACGGCCGGTGCTGCAGCTTCTGCGCGTGGTGGCCACCACGCTCGACACCGGCCTCTTCTATGCCGCCGTCGTCTACCTGCCGCTCGCCGATGTGATGAGCTTCTACATGGCCGGACCGATCTATGTCGCGGCGCTGTCGCATCTGCTGCTCGGCGAAAAGGTCGGCTGGCGCCGCTGGCTGGCCATCCTGGTCGGCTTCTGCGGCGTGCTGATCATTCTGAAGCCTTCCTCGGCGGCGTTCTCGCTGTCGTCGGCCTATGCGCTGGTCGGCAGCATCGCCTTCGCCTTCGCCATCATCCTCGGCCGGCGGCTGCGCGGCACCAGCGACACGACGCTTGTTACCTGGCAGACCATCGGCACGCTGCTGGTCGGCGGCGCCTTGACCATCGGCGCCTGGCGGGCGCCGTCCGCGCTCGATTTCGGCGCCATGCTCTTGCTCGGCGTCGTCTCCTGCACCGCCCATCTGATGATCACCAGGGCGCTGAAGCTGGCGCCGGCCTCGACGCTGGCGCCACTGCACTACAGCCTGCTTCTGTGGGCGATCATTTTCGGCCTGGTCTTCTTCGGCGACGTGCCGAGCCCCCGCATCCTGGTCGGTTCGGCGATCGTCGTGCTCGCCGGCATCTTCATCTTCCATCGCCAGAAGGTGGTGGAAACCGTGGTGCCGCCCGAGAACGTGCCGAAGGGGGTGAACTGA
- a CDS encoding amidohydrolase family protein has translation MDFDLIVRGGTLPDGRVADIGIAGETIAAIEPRLDAKAGKEVDAHGNLVSPPFVDPHFHMDATLSYGIPRINASGTLLEGIALWGELKPLLTHQAVRERALAYCDWAVSMGLLAIRTHVDVCDDRLLAVEALLDVKKTVAPYIDLQLVAFPQDGLYRSPTARENTIRALDMGVDIVGGIPHFERTMADGTRSVTELCEIAAKRGLMVDLHCDETDDPLSRHIEQLAYETQRLGLQGRVAGSHLTSMHSMDNYYVSKLLPLIAEAGVSAIPNPLINIMLQGRHDTFPKRRGLTRVKEMLALGIRVGWGQDCVLDPWYSLGTADMLDVAFMGLHVAQMSSPADMARCFDMVTNVNAAIMGLDHLGLAVGKRASLVVLDAGNPIEAVRLRPERLCVIARGKVVAERTKQETRLSIAGRPGQVNRRHKSA, from the coding sequence ATGGATTTCGACCTCATCGTGCGCGGCGGCACCCTGCCTGACGGACGGGTTGCCGACATCGGCATTGCCGGCGAGACGATCGCGGCGATCGAGCCCAGACTGGACGCCAAGGCGGGCAAGGAGGTCGATGCCCACGGCAACCTGGTCTCGCCGCCTTTCGTCGACCCGCATTTCCACATGGACGCCACGCTGTCCTACGGCATTCCGCGCATCAACGCGTCGGGCACGCTGCTCGAAGGCATCGCGCTCTGGGGCGAGTTGAAGCCGCTGTTGACGCATCAGGCGGTGCGGGAGCGGGCGCTCGCCTATTGCGACTGGGCGGTGTCGATGGGCCTGCTTGCCATCCGCACCCATGTCGATGTCTGCGACGACCGGCTGCTCGCGGTCGAGGCGCTCCTCGACGTCAAGAAGACGGTGGCGCCCTATATCGACCTGCAGCTCGTCGCCTTCCCGCAGGACGGGCTTTACCGCTCGCCGACGGCGCGTGAAAACACCATCCGCGCGCTCGACATGGGTGTCGATATCGTCGGCGGTATCCCGCATTTCGAGCGCACCATGGCCGACGGCACGCGCTCGGTGACGGAACTGTGCGAAATCGCCGCAAAACGCGGCCTGATGGTCGACCTGCATTGCGACGAGACAGACGACCCGCTGTCGCGCCACATCGAGCAGCTGGCCTATGAGACGCAGCGGCTTGGCCTGCAGGGCAGGGTGGCCGGCTCGCATCTGACCTCCATGCATTCGATGGACAACTACTATGTCTCGAAGCTGTTGCCGCTGATCGCCGAGGCCGGCGTGTCGGCGATCCCCAACCCGCTGATCAACATCATGCTGCAGGGCCGGCACGACACCTTCCCCAAGCGCCGGGGCCTGACCCGGGTGAAGGAGATGCTGGCGCTCGGCATCCGCGTCGGCTGGGGCCAGGATTGCGTGCTCGATCCCTGGTATTCGCTGGGCACCGCCGACATGCTCGACGTCGCCTTCATGGGCCTGCATGTCGCCCAGATGTCGAGCCCGGCCGACATGGCGCGCTGCTTCGACATGGTCACCAACGTAAATGCCGCCATCATGGGCCTCGACCATCTCGGGCTTGCCGTCGGCAAGCGCGCCAGCCTGGTCGTCCTCGACGCCGGCAATCCGATCGAGGCGGTGCGCTTGCGCCCCGAGCGCCTCTGCGTCATCGCCAGGGGCAAGGTCGTGGCCGAGCGGACGAAGCAGGAGACGCGCCTGTCGATTGCCGGCCGGCCGGGCCAGGTAAATCGGCGGCACAAATCGGCGTAG
- a CDS encoding ABC transporter ATP-binding protein, with translation MFRFFRSTENQRLIARLVRESFREHRAGYGAAVLSMLVVAATTGASAWILKEITNEFVIYKRIDRVNLIAVAVAVIFLLKGAANFVQAYFMSRVGNAIIADRQRKIYDRILAQGIEFYHATSSSDLITRMTNNAQAARSVLDLVVTSYVRDLVTLIVLVLVMIWQQPALSLICFVIGPVAIYGVNRILKRVRKIAKMEFRSLGQIVHVMQETAVGVRVVKSFNLEGAMRKRMYKAVSDVENRANNIATLEAATSPVMETLAGLAIAGAVFVSGFLVLQGGQMPGNIMAFIGALLLAYEPAKRLARVRISLETGIVGVRMMFQLADRPLTLAEKPDARPLQPGPGEIRFEDVGFAYPESQPVFEGFNLTLAAGRMTALVGPSGSGKSTILNLIMRMYDPQDGKVLFDGQDISHATLASLRGKIAYVSQDTFLFAGTVMHNIRLGREGATDAEVMAAAKAANAHDFITAMAKGYETEVGENGSLLSGGQRQRISIARAMLRNAEILLLDEATSALDAESEALFRDALQQLTVGRTTIVIAHRLSTVHQADTIVVLESGKVVESGPHKTLLRQGGLYQKLYEYQLMP, from the coding sequence TTGTTTCGCTTCTTCCGCTCGACGGAAAACCAGCGCCTCATCGCGAGGCTGGTGAGGGAATCCTTCCGGGAGCACAGGGCCGGATATGGCGCCGCCGTATTGTCGATGCTCGTGGTGGCCGCCACGACCGGCGCGAGCGCCTGGATCCTGAAGGAGATCACCAATGAATTCGTGATCTACAAGAGGATCGATCGCGTCAATCTGATCGCGGTCGCAGTCGCGGTGATCTTCCTTCTCAAGGGCGCCGCCAATTTCGTCCAGGCCTATTTCATGAGCCGCGTCGGCAACGCCATCATCGCCGACCGACAGCGCAAGATCTATGACCGCATCCTGGCGCAAGGCATAGAATTCTATCATGCGACCTCGTCGTCCGATCTGATCACCCGCATGACCAACAATGCACAGGCCGCGCGCAGCGTGCTCGACCTCGTCGTCACGTCCTATGTGCGGGACCTGGTGACGCTGATTGTGCTGGTGTTGGTCATGATCTGGCAGCAGCCGGCGCTGTCTTTGATCTGCTTCGTCATCGGGCCCGTGGCCATCTATGGCGTCAACCGCATCCTGAAGCGCGTCCGCAAGATCGCCAAGATGGAATTCCGCTCGCTCGGCCAGATCGTGCATGTGATGCAGGAGACGGCAGTCGGCGTGCGCGTCGTGAAGTCCTTCAATCTCGAGGGCGCGATGCGCAAGCGCATGTACAAGGCGGTTTCCGACGTCGAAAACCGCGCCAACAACATCGCCACGCTGGAGGCCGCCACCAGCCCGGTCATGGAAACGCTTGCCGGCCTGGCGATCGCCGGCGCCGTCTTCGTCAGCGGTTTTCTCGTCCTTCAGGGCGGCCAGATGCCGGGCAACATCATGGCCTTCATCGGAGCACTGCTGCTCGCCTACGAGCCGGCCAAGCGCCTGGCGCGCGTGCGCATTTCGCTGGAGACCGGCATCGTCGGCGTGCGCATGATGTTCCAGCTCGCCGACCGGCCGCTGACGCTGGCCGAAAAGCCCGACGCCAGGCCGCTGCAGCCAGGTCCCGGCGAAATCCGCTTCGAGGACGTCGGCTTCGCCTATCCGGAGAGCCAGCCGGTGTTTGAAGGCTTCAACCTCACCCTCGCGGCGGGCAGGATGACGGCGCTGGTCGGGCCTTCGGGCAGTGGCAAGTCGACGATCCTGAACCTGATCATGCGCATGTACGACCCGCAGGACGGCAAGGTGCTGTTCGACGGCCAGGACATCTCCCATGCGACGCTCGCCTCGCTCAGGGGAAAGATCGCCTATGTCAGCCAGGACACATTCCTGTTTGCCGGCACCGTGATGCACAACATCCGCCTCGGCCGTGAGGGCGCGACCGACGCGGAGGTGATGGCCGCCGCCAAGGCCGCCAATGCACATGACTTCATCACCGCCATGGCCAAGGGCTACGAGACCGAAGTGGGCGAGAACGGCTCGCTGCTCTCAGGCGGACAGCGCCAGCGAATCTCGATTGCTCGCGCCATGCTGCGCAATGCCGAAATCCTGCTTCTCGACGAGGCGACCAGCGCGCTCGATGCCGAGTCGGAAGCGCTGTTCCGCGACGCGCTGCAGCAGCTCACCGTCGGGCGCACGACGATCGTCATCGCGCACCGGCTGTCGACAGTGCACCAGGCCGACACGATCGTGGTGCTGGAGAGCGGCAAGGTGGTGGAAAGCGGCCCGCACAAGACCCTGCTCAGGCAGGGCGGGCTGTACCAGAAGCTTTATGAATATCAGCTGATGCCGTAA
- the ilvD gene encoding dihydroxy-acid dehydratase codes for MPAYRSRTTTHGRNMAGARGLWRATGMKDSDFGKPIIAVVNSFTQFVPGHVHLKDLGQLVAREIEKAGGVAKEFNTIAVDDGIAMGHDGMLYSLPSRELIADSVEYMVNAHCADAMVCISNCDKITPGMLMASLRLNIPTVFVSGGPMEAGKVVLAGKAQALDLVDAMVAAADDRVSDEDVKVIERSACPTCGSCSGMFTANSMNCLTEALGLSLPGNGSTLATHADRKRLFVEAGHLVVDLAQRYYEQDDASALPRSIASKGAFENAMALDIAMGGSTNTVLHILAAAHEGEVDFTMEDIDRLSRKVPVLCKVAPAKSDVHMEDVHRAGGIMAILGQLDRAGLINRDLPTVHTATLGEALDHWDISRTSAENVRDFFLAAPGGVPTQVAFSQDRRWDELDLDREKGVIRSAETPFSKDGGLAVLKGNLALDGCIVKTAGVDESILKFTGPARVFESQDASVKAILGNEIKAGDVVVIRYEGPRGGPGMQEMLYPTSYLKSKGLGKACALITDGRFSGGTSGLSIGHVSPEAAEGGLIGLVREGDTIEIDIPNRKIHLAVSEAELDARRAAMAAKGVDAWKPEEKRKRKVTTALRAYAAFATSADKGAVRKVPE; via the coding sequence ATGCCCGCCTATCGCTCCCGCACCACCACCCATGGCCGCAACATGGCCGGCGCCCGCGGCCTGTGGCGCGCCACCGGCATGAAGGACAGTGATTTCGGCAAGCCGATCATCGCCGTGGTCAACTCCTTCACCCAGTTCGTGCCGGGCCATGTGCACCTGAAGGACCTCGGCCAGCTCGTCGCGCGCGAGATCGAGAAAGCCGGCGGCGTCGCCAAGGAATTCAACACCATCGCCGTCGACGACGGCATCGCCATGGGCCATGACGGCATGCTCTATTCGCTGCCGTCGCGCGAGCTGATCGCCGACTCGGTCGAATACATGGTCAACGCGCATTGCGCCGACGCCATGGTCTGTATCTCCAACTGCGACAAGATCACCCCCGGCATGCTGATGGCCTCGCTGCGCCTCAACATCCCGACCGTCTTCGTCTCAGGCGGCCCTATGGAGGCCGGCAAGGTGGTGCTCGCCGGCAAGGCGCAGGCGCTCGACCTCGTCGACGCCATGGTGGCCGCCGCCGACGACCGTGTCTCCGACGAGGACGTCAAGGTCATCGAGCGCTCGGCCTGCCCGACCTGCGGTTCCTGCTCCGGCATGTTCACCGCCAATTCGATGAACTGCCTGACCGAGGCGCTCGGCCTGTCGTTGCCCGGCAATGGCTCGACGCTCGCCACCCACGCCGACCGCAAGCGGCTGTTCGTCGAGGCCGGCCACCTGGTCGTCGATCTTGCCCAGCGCTACTACGAACAGGACGACGCCAGCGCCCTGCCGCGCAGCATCGCCTCCAAGGGCGCCTTCGAGAACGCCATGGCGCTCGACATCGCCATGGGCGGCTCGACCAACACGGTGCTGCACATCCTCGCCGCCGCGCATGAGGGCGAGGTCGACTTCACCATGGAAGACATCGACCGGCTGTCGCGCAAGGTGCCCGTGCTCTGCAAGGTGGCGCCGGCCAAGTCCGACGTGCACATGGAGGACGTCCATCGCGCCGGCGGCATCATGGCCATCCTCGGTCAGCTCGATCGGGCCGGACTGATCAACCGCGACCTGCCGACGGTCCACACCGCGACGCTCGGTGAGGCGCTCGACCATTGGGACATTTCCCGCACCTCCGCCGAGAACGTGCGCGACTTCTTCCTCGCCGCCCCCGGCGGTGTGCCGACGCAGGTCGCCTTCAGCCAGGACCGCCGCTGGGACGAGCTCGATCTCGATCGCGAGAAGGGCGTCATCCGCTCGGCTGAGACGCCGTTCTCCAAGGACGGCGGCCTAGCCGTGCTGAAAGGCAATCTGGCGCTCGACGGCTGCATCGTGAAGACCGCCGGCGTCGATGAGTCGATCCTGAAGTTCACCGGCCCGGCCCGTGTCTTCGAGAGCCAGGATGCCTCGGTCAAGGCGATCCTCGGCAACGAGATCAAGGCGGGCGACGTCGTCGTCATCCGCTATGAGGGGCCGCGCGGCGGACCCGGCATGCAGGAAATGCTCTACCCGACCAGCTATCTGAAGTCGAAAGGCCTCGGCAAGGCCTGCGCGCTGATCACCGACGGTCGCTTCTCCGGCGGCACGTCGGGCCTGTCGATCGGCCACGTCTCGCCGGAAGCCGCCGAAGGCGGGCTGATCGGCCTGGTCCGGGAAGGCGACACGATCGAGATCGACATCCCCAACCGCAAGATCCACCTCGCCGTCTCAGAGGCAGAGCTCGATGCCCGCCGCGCGGCGATGGCGGCAAAAGGCGTGGATGCCTGGAAGCCCGAGGAAAAGCGCAAGCGCAAGGTGACGACAGCGCTCCGCGCCTATGCGGCGTTCGCCACCAGCGCCGACAAGGGCGCTGTGAGGAAAGTGCCGGAGTGA
- a CDS encoding ArsR/SmtB family transcription factor, producing the protein MNQLDATFAALADPTRRAILARLIQGEASVMELAEPFAMSQPSISKHLKVLENAGLISRGRDAQRRPCRLEAKPLAEANDWLERYRKIWEGNFQRLDALLGALKAEKGSDEQEH; encoded by the coding sequence GTGAACCAGTTGGATGCCACTTTCGCGGCGCTCGCCGATCCGACGCGACGCGCCATCCTCGCCCGGCTCATCCAAGGCGAAGCCTCGGTGATGGAACTGGCCGAGCCGTTCGCAATGAGCCAGCCGTCGATCTCCAAGCACCTCAAGGTGCTGGAAAATGCCGGACTGATTTCACGCGGTCGTGACGCGCAGCGCCGGCCCTGCCGGCTGGAAGCCAAGCCGCTGGCCGAAGCCAATGATTGGTTGGAGCGCTATCGCAAAATCTGGGAGGGCAACTTCCAGCGGCTCGATGCGCTGCTCGGCGCGCTCAAGGCCGAAAAAGGCTCAGACGAGCAGGAACATTAG
- a CDS encoding SRPBCC family protein, with the protein MSTTRLPDSTLATLTVTTPSDCEVRITRVFDAPRPMVFDCWTVPELLKGWLHGPDGWWLEVCQIDLRVGGAARYVWHHSDGQVMGMSATYREIVRPSRIVATELFDQDWTGGETLGTVIFSEVNDKTLLTQTILYASQAARDGALGTGMTGGMGESYAKLDAYLASLQDAAKGAA; encoded by the coding sequence ATGAGCACCACGAGATTGCCGGATTCGACCCTCGCGACGTTGACAGTCACGACCCCCAGCGATTGCGAGGTGAGGATCACCCGCGTCTTCGACGCGCCTCGCCCGATGGTGTTCGACTGCTGGACCGTGCCGGAACTCCTGAAGGGCTGGCTGCACGGCCCGGACGGCTGGTGGCTGGAGGTATGCCAAATCGACCTCAGGGTCGGCGGCGCGGCACGTTACGTCTGGCATCACAGCGATGGCCAGGTCATGGGCATGAGCGCCACCTACCGCGAGATCGTGCGCCCGAGCCGGATCGTCGCCACCGAGCTTTTCGACCAGGACTGGACCGGCGGCGAGACGCTGGGGACGGTGATCTTCTCGGAGGTCAACGACAAGACACTGCTGACACAGACGATCCTCTATGCCTCGCAGGCGGCGCGCGACGGCGCGCTCGGCACCGGCATGACCGGCGGCATGGGCGAAAGCTACGCTAAGCTCGACGCCTATCTTGCTTCCCTGCAGGACGCCGCCAAGGGCGCCGCCTGA
- a CDS encoding VOC family protein — protein sequence MQKITTFLWFDGQAEEAMNHYMSIFKNSKELSVTRWPKGHALEGKVLVASFELDGVPFLALNGGPQYKFTEAISLSIDCKTQEEVDHFWTRLTEGGGEPGPCGWLKDKFGVSWQVVPEQLPRLLQDPDQAKAGRAMNAMMQMGKIDIAKIEEAARG from the coding sequence ATGCAAAAGATCACCACCTTCCTGTGGTTCGACGGCCAGGCAGAAGAGGCCATGAACCATTACATGTCCATCTTCAAGAATTCCAAGGAGCTGAGCGTGACGCGTTGGCCCAAGGGCCACGCTCTTGAAGGCAAGGTGCTGGTGGCGTCGTTCGAGCTCGACGGCGTTCCGTTCCTGGCGCTCAACGGCGGACCCCAATACAAGTTCACCGAGGCGATCTCGCTCTCGATCGACTGCAAGACCCAGGAAGAAGTCGATCATTTCTGGACCAGGCTCACAGAAGGCGGTGGCGAACCTGGCCCCTGCGGCTGGCTGAAGGACAAGTTCGGCGTTTCCTGGCAGGTCGTGCCGGAACAGCTGCCGCGCCTGCTTCAGGACCCCGACCAGGCAAAGGCCGGCCGGGCGATGAATGCGATGATGCAGATGGGCAAGATCGACATCGCCAAGATCGAGGAGGCCGCCAGGGGCTGA
- a CDS encoding glycosyltransferase: MTIKDFARRVVRYARRTILSRRQQMQGVLGVEWEHRHLRALAELTGVFDPEWYLTAHKDVAMSGIDPFAHYMSHGWRERRKPANGIDIESYASLAPGFRPGQDNPIAHLLRNGFDAPHFKAVRMKLSERRVIPFPRNLEDGLCVSGYLCSEIGLGQAARNIVYACDAARLPVTSRALALPGRENDAEFTTKSNPVVDRKAQLVVTGLAAAEHYRQDIAPGRLNILFPFWELGKIPREWHAAIRDFDEVWAPSRFVASAFDGLSGVSLKYVPQPVRLPLQAPTPRPDRATLRFFTYLDFDSYVARKNPQAAVNAFRAAFPPAKRDVELIVKTRGERDEGLRQWLGDMAAQDDRIQIVDHTLDRMGVDALMRGCDAFISLHRSEGFGFGAAEALAAGKAVVATDYGGTTDFINELTGYPVAYALEPVRHGEYVQTKGQVWATANADAAVEALRKVYDSPGEADARARRGFALLKEQQSLVVVGRRIAQILEEHGLIQR; this comes from the coding sequence GTGACGATCAAGGATTTTGCGCGAAGGGTCGTTCGCTACGCTCGGCGTACCATCCTGTCGCGGCGGCAGCAGATGCAGGGGGTGCTGGGCGTCGAATGGGAGCACCGGCATCTTCGGGCATTGGCCGAACTGACCGGCGTCTTCGACCCGGAGTGGTATTTGACTGCCCACAAGGACGTCGCCATGAGCGGCATCGATCCGTTCGCGCACTATATGAGCCATGGCTGGCGCGAAAGGCGGAAGCCGGCGAACGGGATCGATATCGAAAGCTATGCCTCTCTGGCCCCGGGGTTCCGGCCGGGCCAGGACAATCCGATCGCGCACCTTTTGCGCAATGGCTTCGATGCCCCCCATTTCAAGGCGGTGCGGATGAAGCTCTCCGAACGTCGCGTCATCCCCTTCCCGCGAAATCTGGAAGATGGCCTGTGCGTCAGCGGATATCTGTGTTCCGAAATTGGACTGGGCCAGGCGGCGCGAAACATCGTCTACGCGTGCGACGCGGCGCGCCTGCCCGTTACGTCCCGCGCCCTTGCTTTGCCCGGACGCGAAAATGACGCCGAATTCACAACCAAGTCCAACCCGGTGGTCGACCGCAAGGCCCAGCTGGTCGTTACCGGTCTGGCCGCCGCCGAGCATTATCGCCAGGACATCGCGCCCGGCCGGTTGAACATCCTGTTTCCGTTTTGGGAGCTCGGAAAGATTCCGCGGGAATGGCATGCCGCAATCCGTGATTTTGACGAAGTGTGGGCGCCTTCGCGTTTCGTGGCGTCCGCCTTCGACGGACTTTCGGGCGTAAGCCTGAAGTATGTGCCGCAGCCCGTGCGGCTTCCCTTGCAAGCGCCGACACCGCGCCCTGACCGCGCAACGCTACGCTTCTTTACCTATCTGGACTTTGACTCGTACGTCGCGCGCAAGAACCCTCAAGCCGCGGTCAACGCCTTCCGCGCCGCCTTCCCGCCGGCGAAGCGTGATGTCGAGCTGATCGTCAAAACGCGCGGCGAGCGCGATGAAGGGCTGCGGCAGTGGCTTGGTGACATGGCAGCGCAAGACGACCGGATCCAGATTGTGGACCACACGCTCGATCGCATGGGCGTGGATGCGCTGATGCGGGGATGCGATGCGTTCATCTCGCTCCATCGCTCCGAAGGCTTCGGCTTTGGCGCCGCCGAGGCGCTCGCGGCCGGAAAGGCTGTGGTGGCCACCGACTATGGCGGCACCACCGACTTCATCAATGAACTGACCGGATATCCCGTCGCCTATGCCTTGGAGCCGGTTCGCCACGGCGAATATGTGCAGACCAAAGGTCAGGTTTGGGCGACAGCGAACGCCGACGCCGCGGTCGAGGCCTTGCGCAAGGTCTACGATTCACCTGGGGAAGCCGATGCACGTGCGCGTCGCGGCTTCGCGCTCCTGAAGGAACAGCAATCGCTGGTCGTGGTGGGGCGGCGTATTGCGCAAATCCTTGAGGAGCATGGTCTGATCCAGAGATAG
- a CDS encoding glycosyltransferase: MSRREDATLSAGYDDWRQSRLAERMAAAGEQRTWNHLITVVIHDAASASGEALSDTLSTLLAQSYRNIEIVVAGVRETDLPDVDDFASLRGLFAEPTLDALNLLSDPAHDHLWRGSHMVFAAAGTTFDTDAFALLNRMLSPSRGAPMPDLIVCDHDRRLDAGAVPQPCFLPGWDPDLIVSMDYVGTAFMASRKLILGRRSAGRPNSLHGWLRALASGPLAVGHLTETVMHLPTGLPRPSAEPADIARLPPPRSVAIVIPNRDQPKLLKRCVRFVKALEHLSPELVIVDHASTDPATLALYAELQKQHGAGIVRVHGRFNFSRMVNMGVAAATADVVVLLNNDVEITDPRQLELMVAHAMRPEVGVVGARLLYPDGSVQHAGIVLQPGSHSEHPVLAQHVLRGAPGNADGYLHAMRTVRNYQAVTGAIIASRRTVFHEIGGFDEVCLPVEYNDVDYCLRARLMGLRVISLPTDGIVHRESATRGSEATPEVLRMRVASMRLIAERWREAVEQDPFCNPHVDMGDRPQAGFPWTDRIGNP, from the coding sequence ATGAGCAGGCGGGAAGACGCCACCCTATCGGCGGGTTACGACGATTGGCGGCAATCCAGGTTGGCCGAAAGGATGGCGGCAGCCGGCGAGCAGCGCACGTGGAATCACCTGATTACCGTTGTGATCCATGACGCGGCATCGGCGAGCGGCGAGGCCCTGTCGGATACGCTCTCGACGCTGCTTGCACAGTCCTATCGCAATATCGAGATCGTCGTTGCCGGTGTCCGCGAGACGGACTTGCCTGATGTGGACGACTTTGCAAGCCTGCGCGGCCTGTTCGCGGAGCCGACGCTCGATGCGCTGAACCTGTTGTCGGATCCGGCGCACGATCATCTGTGGCGCGGAAGTCATATGGTTTTCGCAGCCGCGGGTACGACGTTCGATACGGATGCCTTCGCTCTCCTCAATCGCATGCTTTCACCGTCGCGCGGGGCACCGATGCCGGACCTGATCGTCTGCGATCATGATCGCCGTCTCGATGCCGGGGCGGTCCCGCAGCCTTGTTTTCTGCCGGGCTGGGATCCCGATCTGATCGTTTCGATGGACTATGTCGGCACGGCCTTCATGGCTTCGCGTAAACTCATCCTTGGCCGGCGCTCGGCCGGGCGCCCGAATTCCCTGCACGGTTGGCTGCGTGCCCTGGCGAGTGGGCCTCTCGCGGTCGGTCATCTCACCGAGACCGTCATGCACCTTCCCACTGGTCTGCCGCGTCCTTCGGCGGAACCAGCCGATATCGCGCGTCTGCCTCCGCCTCGGTCCGTGGCGATCGTCATTCCCAACCGTGACCAGCCCAAACTCCTGAAGCGTTGCGTCCGGTTTGTGAAAGCCTTGGAGCACCTTTCGCCCGAGCTCGTCATTGTGGATCACGCAAGCACCGACCCGGCCACGCTGGCACTCTACGCGGAACTCCAGAAGCAGCACGGCGCCGGTATCGTCAGGGTCCATGGCCGCTTCAATTTCTCTCGCATGGTCAATATGGGCGTGGCGGCCGCGACCGCGGACGTTGTGGTCCTGTTGAACAATGATGTCGAGATCACCGACCCTCGTCAGCTGGAGTTGATGGTTGCGCACGCTATGCGCCCCGAAGTCGGCGTCGTGGGCGCCCGCCTTTTGTACCCGGATGGCTCGGTGCAGCATGCGGGCATAGTTTTGCAACCCGGCTCGCACAGCGAGCATCCCGTGCTGGCGCAGCATGTGTTGCGAGGCGCGCCGGGAAATGCGGACGGCTATCTCCACGCCATGCGCACCGTGCGCAATTATCAGGCCGTGACGGGCGCCATCATCGCCTCGCGGCGAACCGTTTTCCATGAGATCGGCGGGTTTGACGAGGTCTGCCTGCCTGTTGAATACAACGATGTCGACTATTGCCTGCGCGCGCGCCTGATGGGCTTAAGGGTCATTTCGCTACCGACGGACGGGATCGTCCACCGCGAATCCGCGACGCGTGGTTCCGAAGCCACGCCTGAGGTGCTGAGGATGCGTGTCGCAAGCATGCGCCTGATAGCCGAGCGTTGGCGCGAAGCCGTGGAGCAGGATCCCTTTTGCAATCCGCATGTGGATATGGGCGATCGGCCGCAAGCCGGATTTCCGTGGACAGACAGGATAGGCAATCCGTGA